Proteins encoded in a region of the Streptomyces sp. NBC_00513 genome:
- the lnt gene encoding apolipoprotein N-acyltransferase, producing the protein MISRSNRWWRAAAAVASGALPALAFPSPGLWWFAYVALVPWMLLLRSAPTGRRAALEGWLGGAGFIFAVHHWLLPSMHVFLVAVAALLGLLWVPWALLVRELLGGVPAAGRAAAALVLVPAGWLLSELVRSWQGLGGPWGLLGASQWQVPPALLLASVGGVWLVSLLVVAVNCALVLLLAVPGARVPAVAGVTGCAVLTGVVWLWVPRPETTGALRVAVVQPGVVADGPDSAERRFDVGERLTRTLAGQRPDLVVWGESSVGADLEVRPDLERRLTTLSAEVGAPLLVNVDARRGDSAGIRKSSVLIGPQGPTGDRYDKMRLVPFGEYVPARSLFGWATSVGKAAGEDRVRGDSPVLMPLPGRPGLLLGPLVCFESAFPDMSRHLTRGGAAVLVAQSATSSFQDSWAPAQHASLAALRAAETGRPVVHATLTGISEVHGPAGERVGPSLATSASSAHVYAVPLATGSTLYVRFGDWPVGAALAALAAFCAARWRPSLRKPAPEPSAPPVHTARG; encoded by the coding sequence ATGATCTCGAGGTCGAACCGGTGGTGGCGGGCGGCGGCAGCCGTCGCCTCCGGAGCGCTGCCCGCCCTCGCCTTCCCCTCGCCCGGGCTCTGGTGGTTCGCCTATGTCGCCCTCGTGCCCTGGATGCTGTTGCTGAGGTCCGCCCCCACGGGGCGGCGCGCGGCCCTGGAGGGGTGGCTCGGCGGCGCCGGGTTCATCTTCGCCGTGCACCACTGGCTGCTGCCGAGCATGCACGTGTTCCTGGTCGCGGTGGCCGCGCTGCTGGGGCTGCTGTGGGTCCCCTGGGCACTGCTGGTGCGGGAACTGCTCGGCGGGGTGCCGGCCGCCGGTCGTGCGGCGGCCGCGCTGGTCCTCGTACCGGCGGGTTGGCTGCTGTCGGAGTTGGTCCGGTCCTGGCAGGGCCTGGGCGGGCCGTGGGGGCTGCTCGGGGCGAGTCAGTGGCAGGTGCCGCCGGCGCTCCTGCTCGCTTCCGTGGGCGGGGTGTGGCTGGTGAGCCTGCTGGTGGTGGCGGTGAACTGCGCGCTGGTGCTGTTGCTGGCGGTGCCCGGGGCGCGGGTCCCGGCGGTGGCCGGGGTGACCGGCTGTGCGGTGCTCACCGGGGTGGTGTGGCTGTGGGTGCCGCGCCCGGAGACGACCGGCGCGCTGCGCGTGGCCGTGGTCCAGCCGGGGGTCGTCGCGGACGGTCCGGACAGCGCCGAGCGCCGGTTCGACGTCGGGGAGCGGCTGACCCGGACCCTGGCGGGCCAACGCCCCGACCTGGTGGTGTGGGGCGAGAGCAGCGTCGGCGCGGATCTGGAGGTCCGCCCGGACCTGGAACGGCGGTTGACGACGCTGTCCGCCGAGGTGGGGGCTCCCCTGCTGGTGAACGTGGACGCGCGGCGGGGCGACAGCGCCGGGATCCGCAAGAGTTCCGTCCTGATAGGGCCCCAGGGTCCGACCGGCGACCGGTACGACAAGATGCGGCTGGTTCCCTTCGGCGAGTACGTGCCCGCCCGGTCGCTGTTCGGCTGGGCCACCTCGGTGGGCAAGGCGGCGGGCGAGGACCGGGTGCGGGGCGACTCCCCCGTGCTGATGCCGCTGCCGGGGCGGCCCGGGCTGCTGCTCGGTCCGCTGGTCTGTTTCGAGTCCGCGTTCCCCGACATGAGCCGGCACCTGACGCGTGGTGGGGCCGCCGTGCTCGTCGCGCAGTCCGCGACGAGCAGCTTCCAGGACAGCTGGGCGCCGGCCCAGCACGCCTCGCTCGCCGCCCTGCGCGCCGCCGAGACCGGCCGCCCGGTGGTGCACGCCACCCTCACCGGCATCAGCGAGGTGCACGGCCCTGCCGGTGAGCGGGTCGGCCCGTCCCTCGCCACCTCGGCGAGCTCCGCCCACGTGTACGCCGTGCCGCTGGCCACCGGCTCGACGCTGTACGTCCGCTTCGGGGACTGGCCGGTGGGCGCGGCCCTCGCCGCTCTGGCCGCGTTCTGCGCGGCCCGGTGGAGGCCTTCGCTCAGGAAGCCTGCTCCAGAGCCGAGCGCACCACCCGTTCACACAGCTCGTGGGTGA
- a CDS encoding nuclear transport factor 2 family protein, which yields MTQRVDLGTVMDRLAIDEVVSGYAAAVDDGDWDAYRALFTPTGRADYSSAGGVEGPAGEVAEWLARTMLLFPVRQHLIVNRLIRLEDLGGSPGDSARVRADFLNPMRLAGEEFDGTLTSPNFVAAGRYAFALARTADGWRLTSVTVHEKWRHLSA from the coding sequence ATGACGCAGCGTGTGGACCTCGGGACGGTAATGGACAGGCTGGCCATCGACGAGGTGGTCTCGGGGTACGCGGCAGCCGTCGACGACGGTGACTGGGACGCCTACCGCGCCCTGTTCACACCGACCGGGCGGGCCGACTACAGCTCGGCCGGCGGGGTGGAGGGGCCCGCCGGCGAGGTGGCCGAATGGCTCGCGCGGACGATGCTGCTGTTCCCGGTGCGCCAGCACCTGATCGTCAACCGGCTGATCCGGCTGGAGGACCTGGGCGGTTCGCCCGGGGACTCGGCGCGGGTGCGGGCGGACTTCCTCAACCCGATGCGGCTGGCCGGGGAGGAGTTCGACGGGACGCTCACCTCCCCCAATTTCGTCGCCGCCGGGCGGTACGCGTTCGCGCTGGCCCGGACCGCGGACGGCTGGCGGCTCACCTCGGTCACCGTGCACGAGAAGTGGCGGCACCTGTCCGCGTAG
- a CDS encoding Gfo/Idh/MocA family protein, protein MKVGVIGLGDIARKAYLPVLTARPGVELHLQTRTPATLERIGAIHHVPAERRHTTLDALLSAGLDAAFVHAPTEAHPQIVARLLEAGVPTYVDKPLAYEFEDSRRLVELAEERGTSLAVGFNRRHAPGYAQCVDHPRDLIVMQKNRVGLPEDPRTLVLDDFIHVVDTLRFLLPGDADHVDVRAVVREGLMHQVVLQMSGDGFTALGIMNRLSGSTEEILEVSGQDTKRQVVNLAEIVDHKGQPTVRRRGDWVPVARQRGIEQVVDAFLEAVEAGTTLSARDALLTHELCERVVRSALEQAS, encoded by the coding sequence GTGAAGGTTGGCGTCATCGGACTCGGCGACATCGCCCGCAAGGCGTACCTGCCCGTCCTCACCGCCCGTCCGGGAGTGGAGCTGCACCTGCAGACCCGCACCCCCGCCACGCTGGAGCGGATCGGCGCGATCCACCACGTCCCGGCCGAGCGCCGGCACACCACGCTCGACGCCCTGCTCTCCGCGGGCCTCGACGCGGCCTTCGTGCACGCCCCGACCGAGGCCCACCCGCAGATCGTGGCGCGTCTGCTGGAGGCGGGCGTGCCCACCTACGTGGACAAGCCCCTGGCCTACGAGTTCGAGGACTCGCGGCGGCTGGTCGAACTGGCCGAGGAGCGCGGGACCTCCCTCGCCGTGGGCTTCAACCGGCGCCACGCGCCCGGGTACGCGCAGTGCGTCGACCACCCGCGCGATCTGATCGTCATGCAGAAGAACAGGGTCGGGCTGCCCGAGGACCCGAGGACGCTGGTCCTGGACGACTTCATCCACGTCGTCGACACCCTGCGGTTCCTGCTGCCCGGGGACGCCGACCACGTCGACGTCCGGGCCGTGGTGCGCGAGGGGCTGATGCACCAGGTGGTGCTCCAGATGTCCGGCGACGGGTTCACCGCCCTCGGCATCATGAACCGGCTGTCCGGGTCCACCGAGGAGATCCTGGAGGTCTCCGGACAGGACACCAAGCGGCAGGTCGTCAACCTCGCCGAGATCGTCGACCACAAGGGCCAGCCGACCGTGCGCAGGCGCGGCGACTGGGTGCCGGTCGCCCGCCAGCGGGGCATCGAACAGGTGGTGGACGCCTTCCTGGAAGCCGTCGAGGCCGGCACGACGCTGAGCGCCCGGGACGCCCTCCTCACCCACGAGCTGTGTGAACGGGTGGTGCGCTCGGCTCTGGAGCAGGCTTCCTGA
- a CDS encoding undecaprenyl-diphosphate phosphatase codes for MSWFESLILGLVQGLTEFLPISSSAHLRLTAAFAGWHDPGAAFTAITQIGTEAAVLIYFRKDIARIISTWFRSLYTKALRSEQDAKMGWLVIVGSIPIGVLGLVFKDAIVGPARDLRLTATTLIVMGIVLGYADWLASRDEQGGKHRVVKERKTLQELGVKDGLIFGVCQAMALIPGVSRSGATISGGLLLGFTREAAARYSFLLAIPAVLASGAFEIKDVMETPGHISWGPTIFATVIAFFVGYVVIAWFMKFISTKSFMPFVIYRIALGILLFALIGTDVLSPHAGESGS; via the coding sequence ATGAGCTGGTTCGAATCCCTAATCCTCGGTCTCGTCCAGGGGCTTACGGAGTTCCTCCCGATCTCCTCCAGTGCCCACCTCAGGCTGACCGCGGCTTTCGCCGGCTGGCACGACCCGGGGGCGGCCTTCACCGCCATCACCCAGATCGGCACCGAGGCCGCCGTTCTGATCTACTTCCGCAAGGACATCGCGCGGATCATCTCCACGTGGTTCCGTTCCCTCTACACCAAGGCCCTCCGCTCCGAGCAGGACGCGAAGATGGGCTGGCTGGTGATCGTCGGATCGATTCCGATCGGTGTCCTCGGCCTCGTCTTCAAGGACGCGATCGTGGGTCCGGCCCGCGACCTGCGACTGACCGCCACCACCCTGATCGTGATGGGCATCGTGCTCGGCTATGCCGACTGGCTGGCCTCGCGCGACGAGCAGGGCGGGAAGCACCGTGTCGTCAAGGAGCGCAAGACGCTCCAGGAGCTGGGCGTCAAGGACGGTCTGATCTTCGGTGTCTGCCAGGCGATGGCCCTGATCCCCGGCGTCTCGCGTTCCGGCGCGACGATCTCCGGCGGTCTGCTCCTGGGCTTCACGCGCGAGGCGGCGGCCCGCTACTCCTTCCTTCTCGCCATCCCGGCCGTGCTGGCCTCCGGGGCGTTCGAGATCAAGGACGTGATGGAGACCCCGGGGCACATCTCCTGGGGTCCGACGATCTTCGCGACGGTCATCGCATTCTTCGTGGGCTACGTCGTGATCGCCTGGTTCATGAAGTTCATCTCCACCAAGAGCTTCATGCCGTTCGTGATCTACCGGATCGCCCTGGGCATCCTGCTGTTCGCGCTGATCGGCACGGACGTGCTGAGCCCGCACGCGGGCGAGTCCGGCTCGTAG
- a CDS encoding TVP38/TMEM64 family protein, which produces MSLLLAPWTRLSVLVLLLVAAGVCVLLYEPQRLLSEGWPPALPVGVAVSLFAAVYGLCTAAFVPRPLLNLAAGAVFGTPFGLVAAVGGTVLGAGVAFALGRVMGQGALRPLLRGRWLRAADGQLSRHGFRSMLAIRIFPGVPFAAANYCAAVSRCGWLPFLAATALGTVPNTAAYVIAGASASSPGSPAFLASFGFIAVSGVVAAAVAWRKRHRLAPPVVHGPAYEPAPHHPPVVSGAPHGP; this is translated from the coding sequence ATGTCCCTCCTCCTCGCGCCGTGGACCCGGCTGTCCGTGCTCGTCCTGCTGCTCGTCGCGGCGGGCGTGTGCGTGCTGCTGTACGAGCCCCAGCGCCTCCTCTCGGAGGGGTGGCCGCCGGCGCTCCCGGTGGGTGTGGCGGTGTCGCTGTTCGCGGCGGTGTACGGGTTGTGCACGGCGGCGTTCGTGCCGCGCCCGCTGCTGAACCTCGCCGCGGGGGCGGTCTTCGGAACCCCGTTCGGCCTGGTGGCGGCGGTGGGTGGCACGGTGCTCGGGGCCGGCGTCGCCTTCGCTCTGGGGCGGGTGATGGGGCAGGGGGCTTTGCGTCCGCTGTTGCGCGGCCGCTGGTTGCGGGCGGCCGACGGACAGTTGAGCCGGCACGGGTTCCGTTCCATGCTGGCGATCCGGATCTTCCCCGGGGTGCCCTTCGCCGCGGCCAACTACTGCGCCGCGGTCTCCCGTTGTGGCTGGCTGCCGTTCCTGGCGGCGACGGCCCTCGGCACGGTCCCGAACACCGCCGCGTACGTGATCGCGGGGGCCAGCGCCTCGTCCCCGGGTTCGCCCGCGTTCCTCGCGTCGTTCGGCTTCATCGCGGTCTCCGGGGTCGTCGCGGCGGCCGTCGCCTGGCGCAAGCGGCACCGTCTGGCACCCCCCGTCGTACACGGCCCGGCGTACGAGCCGGCGCCCCACCACCCCCCTGTGGTCAGCGGCGCCCCCCACGGGCCCTAG
- a CDS encoding patatin-like phospholipase family protein translates to MSGETALVLGGGGLTGIGWESGILYGLARAGIDLGDAELVVGTSAGSVVGAQLTSGLLTPRELYERQLGDASGETVARLGAGLVARYAVAMARSRDAAGYRRRVGAYALAAAGTASETERREVLKARLVSREWPERRFVVTAVDTLSGELTAFDRTGGAGLLDAVSASCAVPGVWPPVTVGGRRFMDGGVRSATNADLAAGYARVVILAPMSLGTGVIPSPATQAARLRAAGARVLLITPSQVARKAFGRNVLDPARRDPAARAGLAQAADHVAEATAVWAT, encoded by the coding sequence ATGAGCGGCGAAACGGCACTGGTGCTGGGCGGCGGGGGGCTCACCGGGATCGGCTGGGAGAGCGGGATCCTGTACGGGCTCGCCCGTGCGGGCATCGACCTGGGCGACGCCGAACTCGTCGTCGGCACCTCGGCCGGCTCGGTGGTGGGCGCGCAACTCACCTCCGGGCTGCTGACCCCCCGGGAGCTGTACGAACGTCAGCTGGGCGACGCCTCGGGCGAGACGGTGGCGCGGCTCGGCGCGGGGCTCGTCGCGCGGTACGCCGTCGCGATGGCCCGCTCGCGCGACGCCGCCGGCTACCGCAGGCGCGTCGGCGCCTACGCCCTGGCCGCCGCCGGGACGGCATCGGAGACGGAGCGCCGCGAGGTTCTCAAGGCCCGACTGGTCTCGCGGGAGTGGCCCGAGCGGAGGTTCGTCGTCACCGCCGTGGACACCCTGAGCGGGGAACTCACCGCCTTCGACCGCACGGGCGGGGCCGGGCTGCTGGACGCCGTCTCGGCGAGTTGCGCCGTACCGGGGGTGTGGCCGCCGGTGACCGTGGGCGGGCGACGGTTCATGGACGGCGGTGTCCGCTCCGCCACCAACGCCGACCTGGCGGCGGGATACGCCCGGGTGGTGATCCTCGCGCCCATGAGTCTGGGCACCGGCGTGATCCCCTCGCCCGCCACGCAGGCGGCCCGGTTGCGGGCGGCCGGGGCCCGGGTGCTGCTGATCACCCCGTCCCAGGTGGCGCGCAAGGCCTTCGGGCGCAACGTGCTGGACCCCGCCCGGCGGGACCCGGCG